The Desulfocurvibacter africanus subsp. africanus DSM 2603 genome has a segment encoding these proteins:
- the pstB gene encoding phosphate ABC transporter ATP-binding protein PstB, with product MPAPNNIKMEARKLDFYYGDFKALMDINLELQKFQVTALIGPSGCGKSTFIRCLNRMNDLIPGTRLEGSLTLDNEDIYDPKVDVVDLRRKVGMVFQKPNPFPKTVFENVAYGLKVNGLTDKAFIAERVETSLRGAALWDEVKDRLHDNALGLSGGQQQRLCIARAMAVEPEVLLMDEPASALDPIATQKIEELIFELKKNYTIIIVTHSMQQAARVSDMTAFFYMGKLIEVDRTETLFTRPRNKQTEDYITGRFG from the coding sequence ATGCCAGCACCAAACAACATAAAGATGGAAGCCCGCAAGCTGGACTTCTATTACGGCGATTTCAAAGCCTTGATGGACATCAACCTCGAGCTCCAGAAATTCCAGGTCACGGCGCTCATCGGCCCCAGCGGTTGCGGCAAGTCCACCTTCATCCGCTGCCTCAACCGTATGAACGACCTCATACCCGGCACGCGCCTGGAAGGCTCCCTGACGCTGGACAACGAGGACATCTACGATCCCAAGGTCGATGTGGTGGACCTGCGGCGCAAGGTGGGCATGGTTTTCCAGAAGCCCAACCCTTTTCCCAAGACAGTATTCGAGAACGTGGCCTACGGCCTCAAGGTCAACGGACTCACGGACAAGGCCTTCATCGCCGAGCGCGTGGAGACGAGCCTGCGCGGCGCGGCCCTGTGGGACGAGGTCAAGGACCGCCTGCACGACAACGCCCTGGGCCTGTCCGGCGGACAGCAGCAACGCCTGTGCATCGCCAGGGCCATGGCCGTAGAACCCGAAGTGCTGCTCATGGACGAGCCGGCCTCAGCCCTTGACCCCATCGCCACGCAAAAAATCGAGGAACTCATCTTCGAGCTGAAGAAGAACTACACCATCATCATCGTCACCCACTCCATGCAGCAGGCGGCGCGCGTGTCGGACATGACCGCCTTCTTCTACATGGGCAAGCTGATCGAAGTGGACCGCACCGAAACCCTGTTCACGCGGCCCAGGAACAAGCAGACCGAGGACTACATCACCGGGCGTTTCGGCTAG
- a CDS encoding HAMP domain-containing sensor histidine kinase, whose protein sequence is MPQSFSFRSRLILSFIVVIALSLLVSTWYSRHVIGKDLLDEAKQDTLRQVRMLTLLLERDLTFETPAELHAWLVEVSERQGSRLTFVAENGRVLADSSVPFDRVPLLDNHGQRPEIIAARDREAGVAIRHSDTLDKNLVYAAQMVKPRGGLPEGFLRVSTEHAHLDARLERTLGGLLIGAGATFALAALISFLLARQLSTQVGTMSNMAEAIGKGNYSQRLRLYPGKEFSPLAKSINRMAESIQIQIETITVQKQQLVAILDNMKEGVMLLSADGRIQAVNRAMTLIFPGIEHCQGKTPLEAIMDPVLHQECERALENRETGAPVSLLLEPRSGVFYDVGIVPLKESGSGLGAVVVFHDISRLKHLERVRRDFVANVSHELRTPLTSIKGYAETLQSDPAASPQAKGFLNIIVKNANHMTKILGDLLNLSRLEADRQAFELAPVDAQAAVMSAYRECESLGRGRGVALVCRIPEKAVFVLADYDRLVQVFRNLIENALRYSPEHGSVTVFHQTGDGEVLFGVSDRGPGIPRDEQAKIFERFYRVEKHRLKMGGSSGLGLAIAKHIVERHGGRIWVVSPATGEDTGATFYFTMPPASQDAAKAQD, encoded by the coding sequence ATGCCGCAAAGCTTCTCCTTCAGGTCCCGCCTGATCCTGTCCTTCATCGTCGTCATCGCCCTGTCCCTGCTGGTGTCCACGTGGTATTCGCGCCACGTCATCGGCAAGGATCTCCTGGACGAAGCCAAGCAGGACACTCTGCGCCAGGTGCGCATGCTCACGCTGCTCCTGGAGCGGGATCTCACCTTCGAGACTCCGGCGGAGCTGCACGCCTGGCTTGTGGAAGTTTCGGAGCGACAAGGCTCGCGGTTGACCTTCGTGGCCGAGAACGGCCGTGTGCTGGCCGATTCCTCAGTTCCCTTCGACCGGGTGCCCCTGCTTGACAACCACGGCCAGCGGCCGGAAATCATCGCCGCGCGCGACCGGGAAGCGGGCGTGGCCATACGCCACAGCGATACCCTGGACAAGAATCTGGTCTACGCCGCCCAGATGGTCAAGCCACGCGGAGGATTGCCTGAGGGGTTCCTGCGCGTGTCCACGGAGCACGCTCACCTGGACGCGCGCCTTGAGCGCACCCTGGGCGGGCTGCTCATCGGCGCTGGCGCGACCTTCGCCCTGGCCGCGCTCATCAGTTTCCTGCTTGCACGACAGCTTTCGACGCAAGTCGGCACCATGAGCAACATGGCCGAGGCCATCGGCAAGGGCAACTACTCCCAACGCCTGCGCCTCTATCCGGGCAAGGAATTCTCTCCCCTGGCCAAGTCCATCAACCGCATGGCCGAGAGCATCCAGATCCAGATCGAGACCATCACGGTGCAGAAGCAGCAGCTCGTTGCCATCCTGGACAACATGAAGGAAGGCGTCATGCTGCTCTCGGCGGACGGCCGCATCCAGGCCGTCAACCGAGCCATGACGCTCATTTTCCCAGGCATCGAGCACTGCCAGGGCAAGACGCCCCTGGAGGCCATCATGGACCCGGTCCTGCACCAGGAATGCGAGCGGGCCCTGGAAAACCGTGAGACCGGCGCGCCGGTCTCGCTGCTTCTGGAACCGCGCAGCGGGGTGTTCTACGACGTGGGCATCGTACCGCTGAAGGAAAGCGGCTCCGGCCTCGGCGCGGTGGTCGTTTTCCACGACATCAGCAGGCTCAAGCATCTGGAGCGCGTGCGCCGGGATTTCGTGGCCAACGTGTCGCACGAGCTGCGCACCCCACTGACCTCCATCAAGGGCTACGCCGAAACCCTGCAGAGCGATCCGGCCGCTTCGCCCCAAGCCAAGGGCTTCCTGAACATCATCGTCAAGAACGCGAACCACATGACCAAGATCCTGGGCGACCTGCTCAACCTTTCCAGGCTGGAGGCCGACCGTCAGGCCTTCGAGCTGGCGCCGGTGGACGCGCAGGCAGCGGTCATGTCAGCCTACCGCGAGTGCGAGTCCTTGGGCCGCGGCCGAGGCGTCGCCCTGGTCTGCCGCATCCCGGAGAAAGCCGTGTTTGTACTCGCGGATTATGATCGGCTGGTGCAGGTGTTCCGTAACCTCATTGAAAACGCGTTGCGCTACAGTCCCGAGCACGGCAGCGTCACCGTGTTCCACCAGACTGGCGACGGCGAAGTCCTGTTCGGCGTGAGCGACCGCGGGCCGGGCATTCCCCGCGACGAGCAGGCCAAGATCTTCGAGCGCTTCTACCGCGTGGAAAAGCACAGATTGAAGATGGGCGGCTCCTCGGGGCTGGGGCTGGCCATCGCCAAGCACATTGTCGAGCGCCACGGCGGCAGGATCTGGGTCGTCAGCCCCGCAACGGGCGAAGACACCGGCGCAACCTTCTATTTCACCATGCCCCCGGCGAGCCAGGACGCGGCCAAGGCCCAGGACTGA
- a CDS encoding response regulator codes for MAKETILIVEDDEDILQLIKFNVESAGYDAITASDGLEALNKARRHMPDLILLDLMLPGMDGFEVCKELKRGSETGRIPILMLTARGEEVDRIVGLELGADDYVVKPFSPREIILRVRAVLRRNKGEEDVRQSWRRERLSVDMEAHRAEIDDQELLLTATEFKLLSELIRNPGRVLTREQLLNTVWGYEFEGYARTVDTHVRRLRQKLGDYAKFVETVRGVGYRFKE; via the coding sequence ATGGCCAAGGAAACGATACTTATCGTCGAGGACGACGAGGATATCCTGCAGCTCATCAAGTTCAATGTCGAAAGCGCGGGATATGACGCCATCACGGCCAGCGACGGGCTGGAAGCCCTGAACAAGGCCCGGCGTCACATGCCGGACCTGATCCTGTTGGATCTCATGCTGCCCGGAATGGACGGCTTCGAGGTATGCAAGGAACTCAAGCGCGGCTCGGAGACGGGCCGGATTCCCATCCTCATGCTTACGGCGCGCGGCGAGGAAGTGGACCGCATCGTGGGGCTGGAGCTAGGCGCCGACGACTACGTGGTCAAGCCTTTCAGCCCGCGGGAAATCATCTTGCGCGTGCGCGCCGTGCTGCGGCGCAACAAGGGCGAGGAGGACGTCCGCCAGAGCTGGCGCCGCGAGAGGCTCAGCGTGGACATGGAAGCGCACAGGGCGGAGATCGACGACCAGGAGCTGCTGCTCACGGCCACGGAGTTCAAGCTGCTGTCCGAACTCATCCGCAATCCCGGCCGGGTGCTGACCCGCGAACAGCTTTTGAACACCGTCTGGGGCTACGAGTTCGAAGGATACGCCCGCACGGTGGACACGCACGTGCGCAGGCTGCGCCAGAAGCTCGGTGACTACGCCAAGTTCGTGGAGACAGTACGCGGCGTGGGCTACAGGTTCAAAGAGTAG
- a CDS encoding Fur family transcriptional regulator, with product MTSSTQENPLELFSEFLAEHGLRMTPQRRLILEVFLEHGGHLAAEELYDCVRQLDPSVGQATVYRTVKLLAESGLAKAVRFDEGVTRYEPKHGREHHDHLICVRCRRTEEILDERIEKLQEELARKLGFVLTGHKMDLYGICSKCRRKEQEKD from the coding sequence ATGACATCAAGTACGCAAGAGAATCCCTTGGAGTTATTCTCGGAGTTCCTGGCCGAGCACGGCTTGCGCATGACTCCGCAACGGCGGCTCATTCTGGAGGTGTTTCTGGAGCATGGCGGGCACTTGGCCGCCGAGGAACTGTACGACTGCGTACGACAGCTCGACCCTTCCGTGGGTCAGGCCACGGTCTACCGCACCGTGAAGCTTCTGGCCGAATCCGGCCTGGCCAAGGCCGTGCGTTTTGACGAAGGCGTGACCCGCTACGAGCCCAAGCACGGCCGCGAACACCACGATCACCTCATCTGCGTGCGTTGCCGACGCACCGAGGAGATACTCGACGAGCGCATCGAGAAGCTGCAAGAGGAACTGGCTCGCAAGCTGGGCTTCGTGCTCACCGGTCACAAGATGGACCTCTACGGCATCTGTTCCAAGTGCAGGCGCAAGGAACAGGAGAAAGACTAG
- a CDS encoding FeoA family protein — MTQAQPLTSFAAGSRVKVVNFDSCNHARCRLCALGLTPGVMLEIDSGGPGPLRIRVRGSSLVLGQGLASQVLASRVE, encoded by the coding sequence ATGACGCAAGCGCAACCGTTAACCAGCTTCGCGGCAGGCAGCCGGGTCAAGGTGGTCAATTTTGATTCCTGCAACCATGCGCGTTGCCGCCTGTGTGCCTTGGGCCTTACGCCCGGCGTCATGCTGGAGATCGATTCCGGCGGACCCGGCCCGTTGCGCATCCGCGTGCGCGGCTCCAGCCTCGTGCTGGGACAGGGCCTGGCCAGCCAAGTATTGGCTTCGCGCGTCGAGTAG
- a CDS encoding FeoB-associated Cys-rich membrane protein: MQTAIVIIILALAAMYVIWRFWRARQGASCCSGCGGSCGCSDSKPRLEPLRSVNPSNSGGQPKGSCTSCGCGSREPADNQNS, encoded by the coding sequence ATGCAAACAGCTATTGTTATTATCATACTGGCCCTGGCCGCGATGTACGTTATTTGGCGGTTTTGGCGGGCAAGACAGGGCGCGTCCTGCTGCTCGGGCTGCGGGGGCTCGTGCGGCTGCTCCGACAGCAAGCCCAGGCTGGAGCCGCTCAGATCCGTGAACCCAAGCAATTCGGGCGGCCAACCCAAGGGTTCCTGCACGTCATGCGGCTGCGGCTCCCGAGAGCCTGCCGACAACCAAAACAGCTAG
- a CDS encoding FeoA family protein: MPTQQALRSLKVGQKAVVRSVKASGELGRRIRDMGLVPGVTVEVVGRAPLKDPVALRILDFTLTLRNNEADWITVEIKD, from the coding sequence ATGCCCACACAGCAAGCGCTGCGTTCGCTCAAGGTCGGCCAGAAGGCCGTGGTCAGATCCGTCAAGGCCTCGGGCGAGCTTGGCCGCCGTATCCGCGACATGGGCCTGGTGCCCGGCGTGACTGTTGAGGTTGTGGGCCGTGCGCCCCTGAAGGACCCGGTGGCCCTGCGCATCCTGGACTTCACGCTCACCCTGCGCAACAACGAGGCCGACTGGATCACGGTGGAGATCAAAGACTAA